In one window of Bacteroidota bacterium DNA:
- the gldF gene encoding gliding motility-associated ABC transporter permease subunit GldF codes for MFALLKKEIDSFLNSLIGYVVILVFLLSIGLFLWVFPGTEFNLVENGYANLDPLFILAPWLFLFLIPAITMRMFAEENKTGTIELLLTRPLTDFQIVFAKYAAAVMLILFSVLPTIVYYITVYKIASPAGNIDTAGIAGSYLGLLFLCSGFASIGIFASALTNNQIIAFILSMLLCFFFYSGFDFLSSLTTSTFAGNIFSYFGISRHYASMSRGVIDTRDLVYFISLTVFFLLLAKFILEKRKW; via the coding sequence GTGTTCGCACTGTTAAAAAAAGAAATCGACAGCTTCCTCAATTCCCTGATAGGATATGTTGTCATCCTTGTTTTTTTATTGAGTATTGGTCTGTTCCTTTGGGTATTTCCTGGTACGGAATTTAACCTTGTCGAAAACGGGTACGCGAACCTGGATCCTTTGTTCATTCTTGCTCCATGGCTTTTCCTCTTCCTGATCCCGGCAATCACCATGCGGATGTTTGCCGAAGAAAATAAAACAGGAACGATCGAACTTCTGCTCACCCGACCTTTGACAGATTTTCAAATTGTCTTCGCGAAATATGCTGCTGCGGTAATGCTGATTTTATTTTCAGTACTCCCTACTATCGTTTATTACATTACTGTTTACAAAATCGCATCCCCTGCGGGAAATATAGACACTGCGGGGATTGCCGGATCGTATCTTGGACTTCTGTTTTTATGCAGCGGCTTCGCTTCGATCGGGATTTTCGCATCCGCCCTTACCAATAACCAGATCATTGCATTTATCCTTTCAATGCTGTTGTGCTTTTTCTTTTATTCAGGATTTGATTTTCTTTCCTCGCTCACCACTTCCACATTTGCCGGCAACATTTTCAGTTATTTCGGAATTTCCCGTCATTATGCTTCCATGAGCCGGGGTGTTATTGATACCAGGGATCTTGTTTATTTCATTTCGCTGACTGTTTTTTTTCTCCTGCTTGCAAAATTTATCCTTGAAAAAAGAAAATGGTAA
- the dnaN gene encoding DNA polymerase III subunit beta, which produces MKFIVSSQTLLKQLQQISGVLNSSNPLPILDNFLFIVEKGTLMISASDLESTMTTQISLIEGKQGGKIAVPAKILLETLKTFPEQPLTFIIDDKTHGIEIVSDFGKYKLTGFDGEEFPKVPAMDGGKSLEIAAGVMQNAISKTLFATGNDELRPVMSGVFCQLSKENITFVATDAHKLVRYRRSDSKSKSEGAFIVPKKPLNLLKNIISDAEEKIKISYTDSNAFFEFGNYSLICRLIDGRYPNYEAVIPVDNPNKLTISRQALLNSVRRVSIFSNKTTHQVRLKINGSELHISAEDLDFANEANERLSCQYAGEDMEIGFNARFLSDMLSNLECDEVTVEMSAPNRAGILVPANPENKDEDILMLVMPVMLNN; this is translated from the coding sequence ATGAAATTTATCGTATCAAGTCAGACTCTTTTAAAGCAATTGCAACAAATCAGCGGGGTTTTGAATTCAAGCAACCCTCTCCCTATTCTTGACAATTTTTTATTTATTGTTGAGAAAGGAACTTTGATGATTTCCGCATCTGATCTTGAGTCTACAATGACAACACAAATTAGCCTGATTGAAGGAAAACAAGGTGGTAAAATTGCAGTTCCCGCAAAAATCTTACTGGAAACTTTAAAAACATTTCCGGAACAACCTTTGACTTTCATAATTGATGACAAGACGCATGGAATTGAAATTGTTTCTGATTTCGGGAAATACAAACTCACCGGTTTTGACGGAGAAGAATTCCCAAAGGTTCCCGCGATGGATGGAGGAAAATCCCTCGAGATTGCAGCAGGTGTGATGCAAAATGCGATAAGCAAAACTTTATTTGCCACAGGCAATGATGAATTACGACCGGTAATGTCAGGTGTATTTTGCCAATTGAGTAAAGAAAACATCACTTTTGTTGCGACTGACGCGCACAAACTTGTTCGTTACAGAAGGTCTGATTCAAAATCAAAATCTGAAGGCGCATTTATTGTGCCCAAGAAACCATTGAATCTTCTTAAGAATATCATTTCAGACGCTGAAGAAAAAATCAAAATCAGTTATACCGATAGTAACGCATTTTTTGAATTTGGAAACTACTCGCTGATCTGTCGTTTGATCGATGGAAGATATCCAAATTATGAAGCAGTGATTCCTGTTGATAATCCAAACAAACTCACCATTAGCCGTCAGGCATTGTTGAATTCAGTGAGAAGGGTTTCCATCTTTTCGAATAAAACAACACACCAGGTTCGTTTGAAAATCAATGGCAGCGAACTGCATATCAGTGCTGAAGATCTTGACTTCGCGAATGAAGCAAATGAACGACTCAGTTGTCAGTATGCGGGAGAAGATATGGAAATCGGGTTTAACGCGCGTTTCCTGAGTGATATGCTGAGTAACCTTGAATGCGATGAAGTCACTGTGGAAATGTCAGCCCCCAACCGGGCAGGTATCCTTGTTCCGGCAAATCCTGAAAATAAAGACGAGGATATTCTTATGCTTGTAATGCCTGTGATGCTGAATAACTAA
- a CDS encoding T9SS type A sorting domain-containing protein, with the protein MIQKQIKAKRDVKSNKVLIFSILFTLTTLLQQSFASGNRKEVTVDPAVSHLIVSGIDGTEDFNTRVCPGAALCFDVFTDLVFDNQSVVMSWDAAIPGASFNVEGKSAPVGHFCWTPAASDARTEPYNFTVSTYDENGLLSNRKDQIYSIFVTTPSISLQTTPVSCWGKMDGSATIINLNGEENLQYFWSHTDENLPAVKGLAGGYYSVVVSDESGCSTNASFFIDEPQKLEIATSSTPSDCHSGTGTARALVSGGTMPYHYSWLPGNADEAQIEGLNSGWYTVNIEDANGCRSSSQIKIGGNGPEVEIASVNPASCEDSHDGSVQLNLKSTGSHVTVEWKPEGGHELSATGLAHGNYEAIIVDEYGCSFTQTVSIGFKHRLPTLDLGNDKIIGNNETIVLDAGAGFSSYLWSDNSMDEFLETNHPGTYSILVTDEFGCQSIEAVELRSVNDTDADNSMNQETLLLYPNPASESVFLNFSNPDKELVSIDVYTLLGSRIPAKHVETKSNSGELNVHDLSSGIYLIHAKCGEMVYAARLVKL; encoded by the coding sequence ATGATCCAAAAACAAATCAAAGCAAAGCGTGATGTAAAATCTAATAAAGTGCTGATATTTAGCATTTTATTTACACTTACAACACTCCTCCAGCAGAGCTTCGCGTCCGGCAACAGAAAAGAAGTAACAGTTGATCCGGCTGTCAGCCATCTGATTGTAAGTGGAATTGACGGTACTGAGGATTTCAATACCAGAGTATGTCCTGGTGCCGCTTTGTGCTTTGATGTTTTCACAGATTTGGTTTTTGACAACCAGTCAGTAGTAATGTCATGGGACGCAGCCATTCCCGGGGCGAGTTTTAATGTTGAAGGAAAATCTGCTCCGGTAGGTCATTTTTGCTGGACTCCTGCGGCATCTGACGCCAGGACCGAACCGTATAATTTTACCGTGAGTACCTATGATGAGAATGGCCTTCTCAGCAATAGAAAGGATCAGATTTACAGCATTTTCGTAACTACCCCAAGTATTTCCTTGCAAACAACCCCAGTGAGCTGTTGGGGCAAAATGGATGGTTCTGCAACTATTATAAACCTGAATGGAGAAGAAAACCTCCAGTATTTCTGGTCTCATACAGATGAAAATCTACCCGCAGTAAAAGGACTGGCAGGAGGTTATTATTCGGTAGTGGTGAGTGACGAATCCGGCTGCAGTACAAATGCCTCCTTTTTCATTGACGAACCACAAAAATTGGAGATTGCAACAAGCTCTACTCCTTCTGATTGTCATTCAGGTACCGGAACCGCACGTGCGCTTGTTTCAGGCGGAACCATGCCTTACCACTATTCGTGGCTTCCGGGAAACGCTGATGAAGCACAAATTGAAGGATTAAATTCCGGCTGGTATACGGTTAATATTGAAGATGCAAACGGTTGCAGGAGTTCCTCTCAGATAAAAATAGGTGGCAATGGTCCGGAAGTAGAAATAGCAAGCGTAAACCCGGCAAGTTGCGAAGATTCACATGATGGGTCTGTTCAGCTAAACCTGAAGTCCACCGGAAGCCATGTAACAGTTGAATGGAAACCGGAAGGCGGACATGAACTGAGTGCTACCGGTTTGGCTCATGGCAATTATGAAGCAATCATCGTTGACGAATATGGTTGCTCCTTCACGCAGACTGTATCGATAGGGTTCAAGCATCGCCTGCCGACTCTTGATCTGGGTAACGACAAAATCATAGGGAATAACGAAACGATTGTCCTGGATGCAGGCGCAGGCTTTAGCAGCTATTTATGGTCTGATAACTCCATGGATGAGTTCCTGGAAACCAATCACCCGGGGACCTATTCCATTCTTGTCACCGATGAATTCGGTTGCCAGTCGATTGAAGCAGTAGAGCTTCGTTCTGTTAATGATACGGATGCTGATAATTCCATGAATCAGGAGACATTATTATTGTACCCAAACCCGGCGAGTGAATCTGTCTTTTTAAACTTTTCCAATCCTGACAAGGAATTGGTTTCAATTGATGTTTATACGCTGTTAGGATCCCGTATTCCAGCAAAGCACGTTGAGACAAAATCCAATAGCGGTGAATTGAATGTGCATGACCTCAGTTCCGGAATTTATCTTATCCATGCTAAATGTGGTGAAATGGTGTATGCTGCCCGACTTGTCAAATTATAA
- a CDS encoding T9SS type A sorting domain-containing protein translates to MKTIYTACINRVLRLRIALLFLVATVFTANDTFASHMAGADLTYEYIGNGQYLVTFTLYRDCFGIPAPTTESLTLSSATCNNFSQFFTLDAVPGTGQEITYTCDGTLTTCNGGTAPGIQEWQYQTIVTVPAQCPDWVFSVSDCCRNQAITTIANASGDNLYIEAYLNNTIFDNNSPTFSNVPIAFECIGQNNFYNHGVIDADGDSLVYFFIPPRNGPNDPLAYNPTYTIANPITSIPAVSINQQTGDIAMHPTQSEIGVIAILVQEWRNGVLIGSVMRDMQIYTVQCNNTLPSATGINGTTDFTTTSCIGGQLCFDVISADTDPNDTLTMTWNQAIAGATFTTTAGPRPVGHFCWAPTPADARPQPYTFTVTVRDNACPSNGVQTYSYSITVSNMSVAVTSTPSVACHGDHNGSASGTATGNLPLSYVWTTPSGELFTPSISHLSAGNYSVNITDANGCVGTEYFTIAEPAPISLTLSSVDAGCGSLFGEASVAAAGGTGAYSYLWNDANAQTTATATALTTGNYSVVVTDANGCHAGGSVDVLGGLPVSATISSTPATCVANDGSVTVVVTGGSGDFNFAWTPNVSSTSSASNLTAGAYDVVVTDNQTGCIINLTSIVNNSSGITASITGATDATCQNGEDGTACVVGSGGIAPYTYDWMPNGDTTDCVSNLSPGTYTVRVTDYTGCSAYASVTIGYINASPAVELGPDTVGCIGTTITLDAGAGYASYLWSDNSTGQTLDVSADGIYSVLVTNAAGCENFDAVNVTFISCQTQRPVIHHANNTQSFTLSPNPAHGNVVIGIAKIRNTDVTVTISDIIGNKVFMSKETADYNFNKTIDIHELPAGVYMVKVEYADQVTTTRLIKE, encoded by the coding sequence ATGAAAACAATCTACACAGCTTGCATTAACAGGGTTCTGCGATTAAGGATAGCTCTGTTGTTTCTAGTTGCCACGGTGTTCACCGCAAACGACACGTTTGCGAGTCACATGGCAGGAGCCGATCTGACGTACGAGTACATTGGCAATGGCCAATATCTCGTAACATTCACACTTTACCGTGACTGTTTTGGTATTCCTGCACCAACAACTGAGTCTCTTACATTGAGCTCTGCAACATGTAACAACTTTTCTCAGTTCTTCACACTGGATGCGGTGCCGGGAACAGGTCAGGAAATTACCTATACCTGTGATGGTACATTGACAACTTGTAACGGTGGTACAGCTCCTGGTATTCAGGAATGGCAGTACCAGACTATCGTTACAGTTCCTGCTCAGTGTCCGGATTGGGTGTTTAGTGTTTCAGACTGCTGCCGTAACCAGGCCATCACTACAATTGCAAATGCAAGCGGTGATAACCTGTATATCGAAGCGTACCTTAACAACACCATTTTCGATAACAACTCACCAACTTTCTCAAACGTTCCGATCGCTTTCGAATGTATCGGTCAGAACAATTTCTACAACCATGGTGTGATTGATGCTGATGGTGATTCACTCGTTTATTTCTTCATTCCTCCAAGGAATGGTCCGAACGATCCACTGGCTTACAACCCTACTTACACCATTGCTAACCCTATCACTTCAATTCCTGCAGTAAGTATCAACCAGCAGACCGGTGATATCGCTATGCATCCTACACAATCTGAAATCGGTGTCATCGCGATTTTGGTTCAGGAATGGAGAAATGGCGTACTGATCGGAAGCGTAATGCGTGATATGCAGATTTATACTGTTCAGTGTAACAACACTCTTCCTTCAGCAACAGGTATCAACGGTACAACAGATTTTACTACTACATCATGTATCGGTGGTCAACTTTGTTTCGATGTAATCTCTGCTGATACTGATCCGAACGATACATTAACAATGACCTGGAATCAGGCAATTGCCGGAGCTACATTCACTACTACAGCAGGCCCTCGTCCTGTTGGTCATTTCTGCTGGGCACCAACCCCTGCTGATGCACGTCCGCAACCTTACACATTCACTGTGACTGTTCGTGACAATGCATGTCCTTCAAATGGTGTTCAAACTTACTCTTACTCAATCACTGTTTCCAATATGTCAGTGGCTGTAACATCTACACCTTCTGTTGCATGTCATGGCGATCATAACGGATCAGCATCCGGAACTGCTACCGGAAATCTTCCTCTCAGCTATGTCTGGACAACACCTTCCGGTGAATTGTTTACTCCTTCGATCTCTCACCTTAGCGCAGGTAATTATTCAGTGAATATTACCGATGCCAATGGTTGTGTTGGAACTGAATATTTCACTATTGCTGAACCGGCGCCTATCAGCCTGACTCTTTCCAGTGTTGACGCAGGTTGCGGAAGTCTTTTTGGTGAAGCAAGTGTTGCCGCTGCTGGTGGTACAGGTGCTTATTCTTACCTCTGGAATGACGCGAATGCACAAACAACTGCTACTGCAACAGCACTTACTACCGGAAACTATTCAGTAGTTGTTACTGATGCAAACGGTTGTCATGCCGGTGGTTCTGTTGACGTACTCGGTGGACTTCCAGTTTCTGCGACTATTTCTTCTACTCCTGCTACTTGTGTTGCAAACGATGGTTCAGTTACCGTTGTGGTAACCGGTGGTAGTGGCGATTTCAACTTCGCTTGGACTCCTAACGTTAGCTCAACTTCAAGTGCAAGCAACCTGACTGCAGGTGCTTATGATGTTGTTGTAACAGATAACCAAACCGGTTGTATCATCAACCTGACCTCAATCGTTAACAACTCTTCAGGTATTACAGCTTCAATTACCGGTGCTACTGACGCTACTTGTCAGAACGGTGAAGATGGAACTGCTTGTGTAGTTGGCTCAGGCGGAATCGCTCCATACACTTATGACTGGATGCCTAACGGTGACACCACTGATTGCGTGAGCAACCTTTCTCCGGGAACGTATACTGTACGTGTTACAGATTACACAGGTTGTAGTGCTTATGCATCTGTAACTATCGGTTACATTAATGCTTCTCCTGCAGTTGAACTTGGTCCGGATACAGTTGGATGTATCGGCACAACAATCACTCTGGATGCAGGTGCAGGTTATGCAAGCTACCTCTGGTCTGACAATAGTACTGGCCAAACTCTGGATGTAAGCGCTGACGGTATCTATTCTGTTCTGGTGACAAATGCTGCCGGTTGTGAGAATTTTGATGCAGTGAATGTTACATTCATCAGCTGTCAGACTCAGCGTCCGGTTATTCACCACGCGAATAACACCCAATCATTCACCCTTTCTCCAAATCCGGCTCACGGAAATGTGGTTATCGGAATCGCTAAAATCAGAAACACTGATGTTACCGTAACAATCTCTGATATCATTGGAAATAAGGTGTTCATGTCTAAAGAAACTGCTGATTACAACTTTAACAAAACCATCGACATTCATGAATTGCCTGCCGGTGTATATATGGTAAAAGTTGAATATGCAGATCAGGTAACAACTACACGTCTTATAAAAGAATAA
- a CDS encoding DUF4340 domain-containing protein: MRKNRILILLTVLLGILAVYFLFRNDKSSFKKELRDFAVKDTAAISKIFLADRNGNSITLDRMQDGNWLVNEKFAARKDLLQSLMTAIYKVDVKENVTRSAYNNTIKSLSTSGVKCEIYLHNEDKPFKVYYVGGSTQDVLGTYMMLENSSAPFITEIPGFNGYLTPRYCLNLNDWKDPVLFKYTPDQIQKIEIDYAKFPERNLFLQRNGNKFLVSVNASTPGIRRVDSVAVDNYLELYRNLYYESQESDLNAAQHDSLKQTTPICSIGVTDVQGKNRSLIIFPMPLSEKSLTRQDTLGNPLKYDVDRMIGFLENESEWVVIQHYTFDRIFRSSIDFDMDRRKQMKNSF; this comes from the coding sequence ATGAGAAAAAACAGAATTTTAATTCTGCTCACAGTTTTGCTGGGAATTCTGGCAGTTTATTTTCTTTTTCGTAATGACAAGAGTTCGTTCAAAAAAGAACTCAGGGATTTTGCTGTAAAGGATACTGCCGCGATTTCTAAAATTTTCCTTGCTGACAGAAATGGAAATTCCATCACACTTGATCGAATGCAAGATGGTAATTGGCTGGTGAATGAGAAATTTGCCGCCAGAAAAGATTTGTTGCAAAGTCTGATGACAGCGATCTACAAAGTAGACGTAAAAGAAAATGTCACTCGTTCAGCATATAACAACACTATAAAATCGCTTTCTACTTCAGGAGTTAAATGTGAAATCTATCTTCACAACGAGGACAAACCATTCAAAGTGTATTATGTTGGAGGATCTACTCAGGATGTATTGGGAACATACATGATGCTCGAGAACTCCAGTGCTCCATTTATCACTGAGATACCCGGTTTCAATGGCTACCTCACTCCACGGTATTGTCTCAATTTAAATGACTGGAAAGATCCGGTGTTGTTCAAATACACTCCTGATCAAATTCAAAAAATTGAAATTGATTATGCTAAATTCCCCGAAAGGAATCTGTTTCTTCAACGGAACGGAAATAAGTTTCTTGTTTCGGTGAATGCAAGCACTCCCGGCATTCGCAGAGTTGATTCAGTTGCTGTAGACAATTACCTGGAATTGTACAGAAACCTGTATTATGAAAGTCAGGAAAGTGATCTCAACGCTGCTCAACACGACTCTTTGAAACAAACAACTCCGATTTGTTCAATTGGAGTAACTGATGTTCAGGGTAAAAACAGATCGCTGATTATTTTCCCTATGCCACTGAGTGAAAAATCCCTCACACGTCAGGACACTTTGGGTAATCCCTTGAAATACGATGTCGACCGAATGATTGGATTTCTTGAAAATGAAAGTGAATGGGTTGTAATTCAGCACTATACATTTGACAGAATTTTCAGATCCTCCATAGATTTCGACATGGATCGCAGGAAGCAAATGAAAAATAGCTTTTAA
- the gldG gene encoding gliding motility-associated ABC transporter substrate-binding protein GldG, with translation MASRNLKKQSLLQLFLLLLILVFANIVAGSLFTRFDLTSENRYSLSSSSKKIAGNLKDIVLFKIYLDGDLPPGFKRLRNSTQELLDEYRIYSGENIQYEFIDPSSNPDEKERVQLYKQLSEKGLTPTNLEERDKDSRSQRLVFPGAIVSYKSRSVPLQLLKSKIGTEPEVMLNNSIEGLEYEITSTIRRLTNDVAQGVAFLQGHDELNTKQITDIAKSLSEYYSIDTVTIDGRLDALKHYKALIIAKPMLAFTEKDKFIIDQFIMHGGRVLWLIDRMEINMDSLVETSTNIAIANDLNLDDQLFHYGVRVNPNLVMDLQAAPIPVVTGMVGNQPKQDLFPWFYFPLLNPISKHPIVNNLNAIKGEFMSTVDTVEAENNRKTILLTTSKYSKVQFPPARVSLNILRDQPDQLEYNKLYLPVAVLLEGTFHSNFTNRIPSAIAEAKEIGFKPISDSTKMIVVSDGDIAASHVSKKGTIYPLGYDRYTQQTYGNKNFILNCVDYLCDDSGILELRGKEFKLRLLDTSKTENPGFLSWTNVLLPVTLVFLYGLIRIWLRKKKYTR, from the coding sequence ATGGCCTCCAGGAACCTGAAAAAACAAAGTCTGCTACAGCTTTTCTTATTGCTGTTGATTCTTGTATTTGCAAATATCGTTGCAGGCTCGTTGTTCACGCGTTTCGATCTTACATCTGAAAATAGATATTCACTTTCGTCTTCTTCAAAAAAGATCGCAGGAAATCTGAAAGATATAGTGCTCTTTAAAATATATCTTGATGGTGATCTACCTCCTGGATTCAAACGACTGCGAAACAGTACCCAGGAATTACTGGATGAATACCGGATTTACTCAGGTGAAAATATCCAATACGAGTTTATCGATCCGTCTTCGAATCCGGATGAAAAGGAACGGGTTCAGTTGTACAAACAACTTTCTGAAAAGGGGCTCACTCCTACCAACCTTGAAGAAAGAGACAAAGACAGTCGTTCCCAGCGTCTGGTTTTCCCGGGTGCCATTGTTTCCTACAAATCACGATCTGTTCCTCTTCAATTACTCAAGAGTAAAATCGGAACCGAACCCGAGGTAATGTTGAACAATTCGATTGAAGGTCTGGAATATGAAATCACTTCGACTATTCGAAGGCTGACCAATGATGTCGCACAGGGCGTCGCTTTTCTGCAGGGCCACGATGAACTGAATACAAAACAGATCACCGATATCGCCAAAAGTCTTAGTGAATATTATTCGATTGATACTGTTACAATCGATGGCCGACTGGATGCACTGAAACACTACAAAGCCCTGATCATTGCAAAACCAATGCTCGCTTTTACTGAGAAGGATAAATTTATCATTGATCAGTTCATCATGCATGGTGGCCGTGTGTTGTGGCTGATTGACCGTATGGAGATCAATATGGACAGCCTTGTTGAAACCAGCACCAATATTGCCATTGCCAATGATCTGAATCTGGATGACCAGCTCTTTCACTACGGTGTTCGTGTAAATCCGAATCTTGTCATGGATTTGCAGGCGGCTCCCATTCCCGTTGTAACAGGCATGGTTGGCAATCAGCCCAAGCAGGATCTGTTTCCATGGTTTTATTTTCCACTCCTTAACCCGATCAGCAAGCATCCGATTGTAAACAATCTGAACGCGATCAAAGGTGAATTTATGAGTACGGTAGATACTGTAGAAGCTGAAAATAACCGAAAAACCATTTTACTCACGACATCCAAATATTCCAAAGTACAGTTTCCTCCTGCCAGGGTGAGTTTGAATATCCTCCGTGACCAACCGGATCAACTGGAATACAACAAGCTCTACCTCCCTGTCGCGGTATTACTGGAAGGAACTTTTCATTCTAATTTTACAAACAGGATTCCATCCGCGATTGCTGAAGCAAAAGAAATAGGATTCAAGCCAATCAGCGACTCGACCAAGATGATAGTTGTATCGGATGGCGACATCGCGGCTAGTCATGTCAGTAAAAAAGGTACCATTTATCCTTTGGGTTATGATCGTTATACTCAACAAACGTACGGCAACAAAAATTTCATACTAAACTGTGTTGACTACCTTTGTGATGATTCAGGCATCCTGGAATTGAGAGGAAAGGAATTCAAATTGCGATTGCTGGATACATCGAAAACAGAAAATCCCGGCTTCCTTAGCTGGACAAATGTGTTGTTGCCGGTTACCTTAGTTTTTCTTTATGGATTGATCAGAATCTGGCTCCGTAAGAAAAAATATACGAGATAA